The proteins below come from a single Nostoc sp. KVJ3 genomic window:
- a CDS encoding bifunctional nuclease family protein: MIEMKVAGIALDAITRSPIVLLKDSSDRRALPIYIGQEQARAIMGALENQKPPRPLTHDLIVNLLETWNMTLEKVIIHSLQKDTFYAALIVQQGEVKKEIDARPSDAIAIALRTNTPIWVMEEVIADASIPVDRDADEAEQQAFREFISNLRPEDLIKRFGNGDS; this comes from the coding sequence ATGATTGAAATGAAAGTCGCTGGCATAGCATTAGATGCCATAACCCGCAGCCCGATCGTCCTTTTGAAAGATTCTTCAGATCGGCGGGCTTTGCCAATTTATATTGGTCAGGAACAGGCTAGGGCAATTATGGGCGCACTGGAGAATCAAAAGCCTCCCAGACCCTTAACTCACGACCTGATTGTGAATCTTCTAGAGACTTGGAATATGACTCTAGAAAAGGTGATCATTCATTCCCTGCAAAAGGATACATTTTATGCAGCTTTAATTGTCCAGCAAGGCGAAGTCAAAAAAGAAATTGACGCACGTCCTAGCGATGCGATCGCTATTGCCCTCCGTACAAATACCCCTATATGGGTAATGGAAGAAGTGATTGCCGATGCTTCTATTCCTGTTGATCGAGATGCAGATGAAGCCGAACAACAAGCCTTCCGTGAATTTATTTCTAATCTCCGTCCCGAAGATTTGATTAAGCGCTTTGGTAATGGCGACAGCTAA
- a CDS encoding IS1634 family transposase yields MSPTSETKIKNIDHLGIVAGLIDEIGIVDIINSKLGIDVREKISSGILVKAILLNGLGFVSRPLYLFSQFFEDKGIELLLAEGIKSDYVNDDKLGRVMDKLYKYGLNNLFIEIVLSVINKFKIETKYSHLDATSFHLHGEYKNEYNQEKELEIIKQKPIIITKGYSRDHRADLKQCVLDLITSSDGDIPLLMRAGDGNEADKAVFGKILGEFKKQINFDSIMVCDSALYSQENLQLIEHLKWISRVPMTIKRAKELVHSVEIEEINSEESAKRAALNLDGYKWKSEIVNYGGIKQNWLIVESQKRQESDLKKLEKKMKTEKIKVEKLLKEINKEDFESPEQARYKLKSVNKKLNLFEIKEVKVIQSKSKGNKTIYKIEGVEHQKPEEIERIRKEAGRFILATNLVDDDKLKPEEILTNYKNQQSCERGFRFLKDPLFFADSLFVENPERIETMLFLMSLCLLVYNLGQRELRNSLKRIKIGIKNQLGKLTISPTLRWVFQCFQGIHLLTLNGVNQIVNLTLERNFILNCLPSSCLKYYLLS; encoded by the coding sequence TTGTCTCCAACCTCAGAAACAAAAATTAAAAATATAGATCACTTAGGAATAGTAGCTGGACTAATTGATGAAATAGGAATAGTTGACATAATCAACTCCAAATTAGGAATAGATGTTCGGGAAAAAATTTCATCAGGAATATTAGTAAAAGCTATTCTGCTCAATGGATTAGGATTTGTATCAAGACCTTTATATTTATTTAGTCAATTTTTTGAAGACAAAGGAATCGAATTATTATTGGCAGAAGGAATAAAAAGCGATTATGTGAATGATGATAAACTGGGAAGAGTTATGGATAAATTGTATAAATATGGATTGAATAACCTATTTATAGAAATTGTCTTATCTGTGATTAATAAATTCAAGATAGAAACAAAATATTCTCATTTAGATGCGACATCATTTCATCTGCATGGGGAATATAAAAATGAATATAATCAAGAGAAAGAGTTAGAAATAATCAAACAAAAACCAATAATTATCACCAAAGGATATTCGCGCGACCATAGAGCAGACTTGAAACAATGTGTATTAGATTTAATAACAAGTAGTGATGGAGATATACCATTATTAATGAGAGCAGGAGATGGAAATGAAGCAGACAAAGCCGTGTTTGGAAAAATATTAGGAGAGTTTAAAAAGCAAATAAACTTTGATAGTATCATGGTCTGTGATAGTGCATTGTATAGTCAAGAAAATCTCCAATTAATCGAACATCTAAAATGGATAAGTAGAGTACCGATGACAATCAAAAGAGCAAAGGAATTAGTTCATTCGGTAGAGATAGAAGAGATAAATTCCGAAGAAAGTGCAAAAAGAGCAGCCTTGAATTTAGACGGATACAAGTGGAAATCGGAAATAGTAAATTATGGTGGCATCAAACAAAATTGGCTAATAGTAGAAAGTCAAAAAAGACAAGAAAGTGATTTGAAGAAGTTAGAAAAAAAGATGAAAACCGAAAAAATCAAAGTTGAAAAGCTGCTCAAGGAAATAAACAAAGAAGATTTTGAAAGTCCAGAACAAGCTCGATATAAACTAAAAAGCGTAAACAAAAAATTGAACCTCTTTGAAATTAAAGAAGTTAAGGTTATTCAAAGTAAATCAAAAGGTAATAAGACTATTTACAAAATAGAAGGAGTGGAGCATCAAAAGCCAGAAGAGATAGAAAGAATCAGAAAAGAAGCGGGAAGATTTATTTTAGCGACAAACTTAGTTGACGATGATAAGTTAAAACCAGAAGAAATTTTGACAAATTACAAAAATCAACAGTCTTGTGAAAGAGGGTTCAGATTTCTAAAAGACCCTTTGTTTTTTGCCGATAGTTTATTTGTAGAAAACCCTGAAAGAATCGAGACGATGTTATTTTTAATGTCTTTGTGCTTGTTAGTTTATAATCTTGGACAAAGGGAACTGAGAAATAGCTTAAAAAGAATCAAAATCGGAATCAAAAATCAACTAGGTAAGTTAACGATTTCTCCGACATTAAGATGGGTGTTTCAATGTTTTCAAGGAATTCATCTTTTGACTTTAAATGGTGTTAACCAAATTGTTAATTTAACATTAGAACGTAATTTTATTTTGAATTGTCTGCCATCATCTTGTCTAAAATATTATCTGCTTTCTTAA
- the hisA gene encoding 1-(5-phosphoribosyl)-5-[(5-phosphoribosylamino)methylideneamino]imidazole-4-carboxamide isomerase, producing the protein MDVIPAIDLLEGRCVRLYQGDYDRSQVFSENPVDVAKQWVDQGATRLHIVDLDGAKAGKVVNLAAIEAIAHAVSVPIEIGGGLRDRTSVQQLFNLGVQWAILGTIAVEEPQLVQQLCEEFPGQIIIGIDARNGRVATRGWLETSEVLATQLAVQMQELGAAAIIYTDIHRDGTLIGPNLEALRELAAVISIPIIASGGVSSLTDLLSLLALEPQGVTGVIVGRALYTGDILLPEALRAIGPGRIQDIPTDLGSSSFA; encoded by the coding sequence ATGGATGTAATTCCTGCAATAGATTTATTAGAAGGTCGCTGTGTGCGACTGTATCAGGGAGACTACGATCGCTCGCAAGTTTTTAGCGAAAATCCTGTTGATGTTGCCAAACAGTGGGTAGATCAAGGTGCGACGAGATTGCATATAGTTGATTTAGATGGTGCTAAAGCGGGTAAAGTAGTAAATCTGGCAGCAATTGAAGCGATCGCTCATGCGGTGTCAGTGCCCATTGAAATTGGTGGAGGGTTGCGCGATCGCACCAGCGTGCAACAATTATTTAATTTGGGCGTACAGTGGGCAATTCTCGGAACTATTGCCGTAGAAGAACCACAGCTAGTCCAACAACTGTGTGAAGAGTTTCCTGGACAGATTATTATTGGCATTGATGCCCGTAACGGTCGAGTAGCAACTCGCGGATGGTTAGAAACCTCAGAAGTTTTAGCAACTCAACTAGCTGTACAAATGCAAGAATTGGGTGCAGCCGCCATCATTTATACAGATATCCACCGTGATGGTACTCTCATCGGCCCTAATTTAGAAGCTTTGCGAGAACTTGCAGCAGTAATTTCTATCCCGATAATTGCCTCTGGTGGGGTAAGTTCTCTCACCGATTTATTGAGTTTGTTGGCGTTAGAACCTCAAGGCGTAACTGGTGTGATTGTCGGACGTGCCTTGTATACTGGGGATATTTTACTCCCAGAAGCATTACGAGCGATCGGGCCTGGGCGGATTCAGGATATTCCAACCGATCTAGGTTCTTCTAGTTTTGCTTAA
- a CDS encoding DUF3593 domain-containing protein, translating into MISKETLFALSLFPYLGFLWFISRSPQMPRLALYGFYGTLVFVAITIPAGIYAQLHYGESLANVDWLHGGAEVFLTLSNILLVLGFGEAVRQLKMENRE; encoded by the coding sequence ATGATTTCTAAAGAAACCCTGTTTGCACTTTCACTGTTTCCCTATTTGGGTTTCTTGTGGTTTATCAGCCGTAGTCCGCAAATGCCGCGTTTGGCGCTGTATGGATTTTACGGTACTCTCGTCTTTGTTGCCATCACCATCCCAGCCGGAATCTACGCCCAATTGCATTATGGCGAGTCTTTGGCCAATGTAGATTGGTTGCACGGTGGTGCAGAAGTATTTTTGACCCTTTCTAACATCTTGCTGGTGCTGGGTTTTGGGGAAGCTGTAAGGCAATTAAAAATGGAAAATAGGGAGTAG
- a CDS encoding M23 family metallopeptidase, with protein MTQRNNSAHHRLHYLWQKGLTKKRFASTLPAQSLCWLSSVSLLSGGFVFAQTETQIDNIVPTVETSQPTAVTNPGKKQAVVPEATPAPPEFSQRRARLSQRLRKKPEVAQSKEPVRQSTPKIEAAQAVILIRQKLKVEASQVTPPRVRQENPNTPARSLPEKLPEVTQPANNSNSTVSATTGKTKDYNNAYIDPNSYDSGATGTYQAPNSVILTERSSGCKATLPSGQSVLGGVCAKTPQSNVANNTRSTPTWLRRSQNAQLPIVPPVRQVATTGNTNRWGAVQSGSSGDNKTAYRPNRFIPNPSEFSPTTVSATPIAPSGGALPPPMADGNIAPRPSNVAYDFSLASVLPQIPYSGVVAYSGTGMMYPLSVPAPITSLFGWRIHPITGDRRFHAGTDLGAPMGTPVLAAAAGQVETANWMGGYGLTVILNHKSAEQTLYGHMSEILVHPGQWVQPGTVIGLVGSTGNSTGAHLHFEVRHLTANGWVATDPGVQLQFALNQLVRSLQTAQVSQEPGS; from the coding sequence ATGACGCAGCGCAATAATTCTGCCCATCATCGTTTACATTACTTATGGCAGAAAGGTCTAACAAAAAAACGTTTTGCTTCAACGCTACCCGCTCAGAGCCTCTGCTGGCTGAGTAGCGTTAGCCTCCTAAGCGGCGGCTTCGTGTTTGCCCAAACGGAAACACAAATAGACAACATTGTTCCTACTGTTGAAACTTCCCAGCCAACAGCAGTTACAAACCCAGGTAAAAAACAGGCTGTTGTTCCCGAAGCAACGCCAGCGCCACCGGAATTTTCCCAACGGCGAGCCAGACTCAGCCAGAGATTACGCAAGAAGCCAGAGGTTGCTCAATCAAAAGAACCAGTTAGGCAGTCTACGCCCAAAATCGAAGCTGCCCAAGCTGTTATTCTTATCAGACAAAAGCTCAAGGTAGAAGCCTCCCAAGTTACTCCTCCAAGGGTGAGACAGGAAAACCCCAATACCCCTGCTCGCTCTTTACCAGAGAAACTTCCAGAAGTTACTCAACCAGCAAATAACTCGAACAGCACTGTCAGCGCAACGACGGGGAAAACCAAGGATTATAATAACGCCTATATCGATCCTAATAGTTATGACAGTGGTGCTACAGGTACTTATCAAGCACCAAATTCCGTAATCCTCACAGAACGCTCCAGTGGTTGTAAAGCCACTTTACCTTCTGGGCAAAGTGTATTAGGCGGTGTTTGCGCCAAAACACCCCAAAGCAATGTAGCTAATAATACTAGATCGACACCCACTTGGCTGAGAAGAAGTCAAAACGCCCAATTACCTATAGTTCCACCCGTGCGGCAAGTTGCAACTACTGGTAACACCAACAGATGGGGTGCTGTTCAAAGTGGTTCTAGTGGTGACAATAAGACTGCATATCGCCCTAATCGGTTTATCCCCAATCCCAGCGAGTTCAGTCCCACAACAGTGAGTGCAACACCCATCGCACCCAGTGGCGGAGCTTTACCTCCACCAATGGCAGATGGGAACATTGCACCCCGCCCCAGCAACGTCGCTTACGACTTCTCATTGGCCTCAGTATTGCCGCAAATCCCCTACAGTGGGGTAGTTGCGTATAGTGGTACGGGAATGATGTATCCATTGTCTGTTCCCGCTCCCATTACTTCTTTGTTTGGTTGGCGAATTCATCCAATCACAGGCGATCGCCGCTTCCATGCTGGTACAGACTTGGGTGCCCCTATGGGAACACCAGTTTTGGCTGCTGCTGCGGGTCAAGTGGAAACAGCTAATTGGATGGGTGGTTATGGTTTAACCGTTATCCTCAATCACAAATCTGCTGAACAAACTCTCTACGGTCACATGTCAGAAATCCTTGTTCATCCTGGTCAGTGGGTACAACCTGGAACTGTCATCGGCCTAGTTGGCAGCACTGGTAACTCAACAGGCGCTCACCTGCACTTTGAAGTCCGCCATTTAACAGCCAACGGGTGGGTTGCTACTGACCCAGGCGTGCAATTACAATTCGCCCTGAATCAGTTAGTGCGAAGCCTACAAACCGCTCAGGTAAGCCAAGAACCAGGTAGCTAG
- the pgeF gene encoding peptidoglycan editing factor PgeF, whose protein sequence is MHTWHWRNWEGLPYLTCSILEHWHHGFFTQQFWPRSPQVITEVLQPEASVYRLKQVHGNTVLTPQEVESFLSSAEEDLASADGLISEQPLQAVWVASADCTPVLIGDVKTGQVAALHAGWRGTAQKIVPQAIARLQSQGSKLDDLRIAMGPAIAGEVYQVSMEVAAEIGASIIPHEDEQKILTALHELPNSPLLQDPDPGKVRLDVRRVNTLQLENMGISTEQIAIAPYCTFQTPEHFFSYRREKEKKVQWSGIVSGKTNQ, encoded by the coding sequence ATGCACACTTGGCACTGGCGCAATTGGGAAGGACTGCCTTATCTAACTTGTAGTATTCTGGAACATTGGCATCACGGCTTCTTTACCCAGCAGTTTTGGCCGCGATCGCCACAAGTTATCACAGAAGTATTGCAACCAGAGGCATCAGTCTATCGCTTAAAGCAGGTTCATGGCAATACTGTTCTCACCCCTCAAGAAGTTGAGAGCTTCTTAAGCTCTGCTGAGGAGGATTTAGCATCGGCGGATGGTTTAATTAGCGAACAGCCTCTCCAAGCTGTCTGGGTAGCTAGCGCCGATTGTACACCCGTGCTGATTGGGGATGTGAAAACTGGACAAGTAGCAGCATTACACGCTGGTTGGCGGGGGACTGCTCAAAAAATTGTGCCCCAAGCGATCGCTCGGCTACAATCTCAAGGCAGCAAACTCGATGATTTACGCATTGCGATGGGCCCAGCGATCGCTGGTGAGGTCTACCAAGTCTCTATGGAAGTGGCTGCCGAAATCGGGGCTAGTATTATACCACATGAAGACGAACAAAAAATTTTAACTGCATTGCATGAGTTACCTAATTCGCCGTTGCTGCAAGATCCCGATCCTGGAAAGGTAAGGTTGGATGTCCGGCGAGTCAATACCTTACAACTGGAAAACATGGGGATTAGTACAGAACAAATTGCGATCGCACCTTATTGTACTTTCCAAACTCCAGAGCATTTCTTTTCTTACCGCCGGGAGAAAGAGAAAAAAGTTCAATGGTCAGGGATTGTTAGCGGTAAAACGAATCAGTAG
- a CDS encoding riboflavin synthase yields MFTGLIQALGTMEPLGGDSWQITCVSQSGEVIMQDLAYGDSVAVDGVCLTVEKVLKDGFIATASPETLRRTTLGGEQTQQRYVNLEASLKVGSKVGGHFVMGHVDGIGRLLVAEQTASSWEMTFIASVAIARYIVPKGSIAVNGISLTVAAYEPELSQFKVAVIPLTYAETNLRYLISGSLVNLEGDILGKYVEKFLYSGNPHTTAPDETSMDGITPAFLAEHGYL; encoded by the coding sequence GTGTTTACAGGATTAATCCAAGCATTAGGAACGATGGAACCCTTGGGGGGCGATTCTTGGCAAATTACTTGTGTAAGCCAGTCGGGTGAAGTAATTATGCAAGATTTGGCTTATGGTGACAGTGTTGCAGTAGATGGTGTTTGCCTGACAGTAGAAAAAGTTTTAAAAGACGGGTTTATCGCCACGGCTTCACCGGAAACGCTACGCCGCACGACGTTGGGAGGTGAGCAAACACAACAGAGATATGTCAATTTAGAAGCATCTCTAAAGGTAGGTAGCAAAGTTGGCGGTCATTTTGTGATGGGTCATGTAGATGGCATTGGTAGATTGCTAGTGGCAGAACAAACGGCTAGTTCTTGGGAAATGACCTTTATTGCTTCCGTTGCGATCGCTCGGTACATTGTTCCTAAAGGTAGCATTGCGGTCAATGGCATCAGTCTCACAGTAGCCGCTTATGAGCCAGAACTTTCACAATTTAAAGTGGCGGTAATTCCTCTCACTTATGCCGAGACAAATCTTCGCTATTTGATTTCTGGCAGTTTGGTGAATCTAGAAGGAGATATTCTCGGCAAATACGTGGAAAAATTTCTTTATTCTGGCAATCCACACACCACAGCCCCTGATGAAACCAGTATGGATGGTATTACACCCGCATTCTTAGCAGAACACGGGTATTTGTAA
- a CDS encoding biotin--[acetyl-CoA-carboxylase] ligase, with translation MGFNLQNLETALQAGRKDTYLPFSLHFFESVSSTNQTLWNLLNQGAISGTVVIATVQSAGRGQWGREWISPVGGLYLSVAISFDQKIEATDSYQLTFATAWGIASQLRQCGIDVGIKWPNDLVLNGRKLGGILTETKVNKGQITQAIIGVGINWTNPVPETGINLESWQALQDVRPISCLEMLTSKVLLGIESGIECLFQEGISILLSRYLDLLTNMGDRVYVNNLSGKVVGVTSQGNLRVDLETHDTKELITPEIYIQPGTISLGYHKSSI, from the coding sequence GTGGGATTTAATCTGCAAAACTTGGAAACAGCCTTGCAAGCAGGGCGTAAAGATACATACTTACCATTTTCCCTCCACTTTTTTGAAAGCGTCTCTTCAACAAACCAAACCCTCTGGAACTTACTCAACCAAGGGGCTATTTCAGGAACAGTAGTCATCGCAACTGTCCAATCTGCTGGGCGCGGACAATGGGGACGCGAGTGGATTTCTCCAGTTGGGGGATTATATCTTTCCGTTGCGATTTCTTTTGACCAAAAAATAGAGGCTACTGACAGCTACCAGCTAACTTTCGCTACAGCTTGGGGAATTGCGTCTCAATTGCGCCAGTGCGGTATAGATGTTGGGATCAAATGGCCAAACGATTTAGTTTTAAATGGTCGCAAACTTGGCGGCATTTTGACAGAAACCAAAGTAAACAAAGGACAAATCACTCAAGCAATAATTGGTGTTGGTATTAATTGGACAAACCCAGTACCCGAAACTGGAATCAATCTGGAATCGTGGCAAGCTTTGCAAGATGTCAGACCAATTTCTTGTCTGGAAATGCTCACCTCTAAAGTCTTACTGGGAATAGAATCCGGTATAGAGTGCCTTTTCCAAGAAGGAATAAGCATACTCTTGTCTCGCTATCTAGATTTGCTTACAAACATGGGCGATCGCGTGTACGTCAATAATCTTTCAGGTAAAGTAGTTGGAGTAACTTCTCAAGGAAATTTACGAGTTGATTTAGAAACACATGATACAAAGGAACTAATTACACCGGAAATTTATATTCAACCCGGTACAATCAGTTTGGGGTACCATAAATCTTCCATTTAA
- the csaB gene encoding polysaccharide pyruvyl transferase CsaB: MVKIRALLSGYYGKGNGGDEALLATLLQMLPSHVTPVVLSGNPEETRDRYNVETCDRMAPLPVLQALRSGDALIWGGGSLIQDVTSTISPFYYGGLMALAQKMGLKTIAWAQGIGPLVRPQTRWLARQTFGNCTKISVRDRASAALLSDWQIPCIIAPDPVWALESKPVPGLWDLPAPRVAVTLRSHPQLTETRLANLTRALVDFQKATQAFILLLPFQKSEDLSIAEAIQPHLKDVSQILCLSDPQLLKGVFRGVEMAIGMRLHSLIMAASEGCRCFALSYDPKVNRLMEDLEMPGWDLASLPDDPNLISLTWMEHYANGDPLSSEKIQSLVDGALIHRDVLSEALVSVP; this comes from the coding sequence ATGGTCAAGATACGGGCGTTATTGTCTGGGTATTACGGTAAAGGTAATGGTGGTGACGAAGCTTTGTTAGCAACGCTTTTGCAAATGTTACCATCTCACGTAACGCCTGTGGTACTTTCGGGTAATCCAGAGGAAACACGCGATCGCTATAATGTTGAAACTTGCGATCGCATGGCTCCCTTACCTGTACTGCAAGCTTTACGTTCCGGCGATGCTTTGATTTGGGGCGGTGGGAGTCTCATTCAAGATGTCACCAGTACTATCAGCCCATTTTATTATGGGGGACTGATGGCATTAGCGCAGAAAATGGGTTTAAAAACTATTGCTTGGGCGCAAGGTATTGGCCCGTTGGTACGTCCGCAAACTCGTTGGTTAGCGCGGCAGACCTTTGGTAATTGTACCAAAATTAGTGTCCGCGATCGCGCCAGTGCTGCTTTATTATCTGATTGGCAAATCCCTTGTATCATAGCTCCTGACCCCGTTTGGGCGTTGGAATCTAAACCAGTACCAGGACTTTGGGATTTACCTGCGCCGAGAGTTGCAGTAACTTTGCGATCGCATCCCCAACTTACAGAAACACGTCTGGCAAATTTGACTCGTGCTTTGGTTGACTTTCAAAAAGCTACACAGGCTTTTATTTTACTACTACCGTTTCAAAAAAGTGAAGATTTAAGTATTGCCGAAGCCATTCAACCACACCTTAAAGATGTCAGCCAGATTTTGTGTTTGTCAGATCCGCAACTTTTGAAAGGTGTGTTTCGCGGCGTAGAAATGGCAATTGGGATGCGCCTACACAGCTTAATTATGGCTGCATCTGAAGGTTGTCGCTGCTTTGCTCTCAGTTATGATCCCAAAGTAAATCGTCTTATGGAAGACTTGGAAATGCCTGGATGGGATTTAGCAAGTTTACCCGATGATCCCAATTTGATTAGTTTGACTTGGATGGAGCATTATGCTAATGGCGATCCCTTATCATCAGAGAAAATCCAATCTTTGGTGGATGGTGCATTAATCCATCGTGATGTTTTGAGTGAAGCCTTAGTTTCTGTACCCTAA
- a CDS encoding DUF2499 domain-containing protein, with product MHSLSIPTWIIHISSVIEWIVAIWLIWTYGELTNNRNWWGLSLAMLPALVSAMCACTWHYFDNAESLEWLVTLQATMTLVGNFTLWAAAFLIWRSTKSVNTGETKPIKSEQ from the coding sequence ATGCATTCCCTTTCAATTCCTACCTGGATTATTCATATTTCTAGCGTTATTGAGTGGATTGTCGCCATTTGGTTAATCTGGACTTACGGCGAACTTACTAATAACCGCAATTGGTGGGGATTGTCCCTGGCCATGTTACCAGCTTTAGTTAGCGCTATGTGTGCTTGTACCTGGCATTATTTCGACAACGCCGAATCTCTGGAATGGCTGGTAACACTTCAAGCTACCATGACTTTAGTTGGTAATTTTACGCTTTGGGCAGCAGCGTTTTTGATTTGGCGTTCTACCAAATCTGTTAACACTGGAGAAACAAAACCTATTAAATCAGAGCAATGA